TGCCGTAGAGTACGGTTACGATGCCATTCGCAGTGGCTTTATTACTAGCAGGGGGCAGTTGCGCAGCGTCGTTTCCTCTGGCCAATCCTGCGAGGTAGCCACTCATCCACAACCACTCTTCCGAAGTGCTTTGCTCAATAAGGGCATGTAATTGTTGCAATTTTGCGGGAGCCAACATGATGGAGTAATTGAGATGGATTAACGAACTATGGTAACGGTTTCAGCAGGCTTTGCTGTTGGTATTGTTGGTATCACGGTTACCGGATCAAAAAATTCTGTATTGGTTTGTGCGTTGCTGCTCCACATGAAACGCTTGTGCAGTTGTGCAGCTTCGCCAATAATGAGTAAGGCAGGTGACAAAAAGCGGTGTTGCTGCCAGTCGGTACTGCAAGTGGCAAGTGTGCTCAACTGAAACTGTTGCAGTGGTGTTGTGGCTTGCTCTGCCAGCAATATAGGTGTATCTCCTTTTTTGCCATGTGCCATCAGTGTTGCTGCAAGGGTGAAACAAGTTTCGCCACTCATGTAAAACACCAATGTGTCGCTGGTGTTGGCAAGGTTTTGCCATTCCGCTTCATCCACAGCTTCATGGTTATAATACGTAAGCAAACGAACGCCTCTCGAAATATTTCTTGCTGTGAGTGGTACGCCAGCTACTGCCGCAGTACCTAAAGCTGCCGTTACTCCCGGCACCAGTTCGTAAGCAATATTGTGGGCTTCGAGTGTTTCTAATTCATCGAGTATGTTGCTGAAAATGCTGATATCACCGCCTTTTAAACGTACCACATTGCGGTGCATGCAGGCATGATGTACCAGCAATTCGTTGATGGTGAGTTGCGGTGTACTCTTGTCTTTGCGGCATTGCTTGCCTACAGGAATGATGATGGCTTGTGCTGCAAACTGCTGCGTAATGGCAGGATTGACCAGGCGGTCAACCAGCACCACATCGGCTTGTGCCAAATGACGAGCTGCTTTTATCGTCAGCAATTCCGGGTCGCCGGGGCCGGCACCAATAATGATGACTTTTCCTGTTGGGGTTGGTGTGAATGTTGTCAAGTTGAATTCACTAAAAAGGTGAACAATAGTGATACGGCTTTGTGCCTGATGATTTTTGGTCTTTGCTTATTGAATCATGCAGGCACCTACAGTAATGTTGCTGGTTTCATCGATGAGGATGGCGCCGCCATTGGCTCTCAGGTCGGCGTAGCTGTCGTATGGCAGTGCCACTGCTGTACGAATGGTTGCCTTTACCACTTCGTTTAGTTTTACAGTGCCGTCAAATGGAATGTTTTCTAAGGTATTCACATCGATTTTGTACTCAATGTTTTTTACCACTGCACGTACACGGCTACTGTTGAGTTGAAGCTGGTATTTGTTGCCACTCAGCAATGGTTTGGTATCCATCCAGCAGAGCAGCACTTCCAGTTCATTGCTTTGCTTGGGTAAGAAAGCAGTGGGAACAATCACATCACCCCGGCTTACATCTACATCATCTGTAAGATGCAACACTATGCTTTGTGGTGCATGCGCTGTAGACACGTCTTTGAAGTTATGTTCGATTCGGTCAACGGTTGTTTGAATTCCTGCTGGCAGTACCGTTACGGGTTCACCTACCTTATAGGTGCCGCTGATGATTTTACCGGCATAGCCACGGTAGTCGTGCAGCTCTTCAGTTTGAGGTCGTATTACGTACTGTACTGGAAATCGACCTTGTGACAGGTTGATGTTTTCTGCAATTTCCACTGTTTCCAAAAACTCCAGCAAAGGCAGTCCTTTGTACCAGGGCATGCTGTCGGTTTTGTCAACGATGTTGTCGCCATTGAGTGCAGAAATGGGTACATAGGTTACATCTTTCAGGCCCAGTTTTGCTGCAATCTGTGTATAGTCAATTACGATGTTGTTGTACACGTCTTCAGAAAAATCAACAAGGTCCATTTTGTTGATGGCTACCACTACTTTAGGTATGCGGAGCAGCGAAGCAATAATGCTGTGGCGTCGAGTTTGTTCCACCACGCCTTGGCGGGCATCAATGAGTACAATAATGAGTTCGGAATTGCTGGCACCCGTCACCATGTTGCGGGTGTACTGAATGTGGCCCGGCGCATCCGCAATAATGAATTTGCGTTTGGGCGTAGAAAAGTATTTATAAGCCACATCAATGGTAATGCCTTGCTCACGTTCGGCACGAAGTCCATCCGTCAGCAATGCCGGATCAATTTCGCCATTGGCTTTGTTTTTGGTTTGCCTTTCGATGGCTTCCAATTGGTCTACCAATATGCTCTTGCTGTCGTACAGCAAACGACCAATTAAAGTGCTCTTGCCATCATCAACACTGCCGGCGGTTATAAATCGTAAAAGATCCATTGTTTTTATTGTATTAGCCCCTTTAGGGGTTGGGGTTAAAAGTATCCATTCTTCTTTCTGTCTTCCATGGCCGCTTCGGTTACGCGGTCGTCGATGCGGGTTTCGCCACGTTCGCTGATGCGGGTGGCAATGATTTCATTCACCACTTCATCGAGTGTGGCTGCATGGCTTTCAACAGCAGCAGTACAAGTCATATCGCCAACAGTACGATAGCGAACTTTCTTCACGGCTACCACATCGCCTTCTTCTATTTGTATGAAATCTGAAACGGCAATGAGTTGATCGTCATGCACCAGCACTTCACGGTCGTGAGCAAAGTAGATGGATGGCAATTCAATGCCTTCGCGACGGATGTAATTCCATACATCTAACTCTGTCCAGTTGCTGATGGGGAAGGCTCGTACATTTTCGCCCTTCGAAATGCGACCATTGTAAGTGCTCCACAGTTCCGGGCGTTGTTGTTTGGGATCCCATTCACCAAATTCATTCCGCACACTAAACACTCTTTCTTTTGCCCTCGCTTTTTCTTCATCGCGGCGGGCACCACCAATGCAGCAATCAAATTCAAACTCTTCAATGGTTTCGAGCAGGGTATAGGTTTGCAACGCATTGCGGCTCGCAAACTTGCCCTTTGGCTCAGTGAGTTGCTGGCGCTGAATGGTATCGCCCACTTGGCGTACAATCAAACGTTCGCCTATTTTTTCAGCCAGTGCATCGCGGTAGGCGAGTGCCTCCGGAAAGTTGTGGCCCGTATCGATGTGTACCAACGGAAATGGAAACCTGCCGGGGCGAAATGCTTTCAATGCGAGATGGACCAGACAAATAGAATCTTTACCACCACTAAACAGCAGGGCTGGACGTTCAAACTGTCCGGCTACTTCTCGCATAATGTGAATGGCTTCCGACTCGAGGTGATCTAAATAATCAAATGAATAACTACTCATGGATGCTGTTGTATTTTTTGCACAATGTGTATGCAAGGGTCATGGTTAATCAGGCGCTGTGTACATGCAGGCCGCATTCTTTTTTGCTGGCATCTTCCCACCACCAGCGGCCGGCTCTAAAGTCTTCGCCGGGCTGCACGGCTCTGGTACAAGGTGCGCAGCCAATGCTCACAAAACCCTTTTGGTGTAAGGGGTTGGCAGGAATGTGATGTTGTTGAATAAAGTCTGTTACCTGCTCAGTAGACCAATGCAGCAGCGGATGATATTTTACTACCTGATGCGTTGCGTCCCATTCCAATTGGTGCATGTCATTCCTGTTGGGCGAATGCGCAGCACGAATGCCGGTGATCCATACTTTTTTACCGGCCAGTGCCCGTTGCAGTGGTTCTACTTTACGTATGTGACAGCATTGCTGCCGCAGCGCTACGGATTCATAAAAGGCATTGGGACCATTGGCCGCTACGTAAGATTGTAAGCCATCGGCCTGAGGATAATAAGCGGTAATGGGCAGCTGGTATTTTTCCAGCGTGGCTGTCCAGGTAGAATAGGTTTCCGGAAACAAACGGCCAGTGTCCAACGTAAACAATCCGATGGGCAAATTGGCCTCCGCAATGAGGTGCGTAATGATTTGATCTTCCCAACTAAAACTGGTAGACAATACAACAGCTCCCGGCCATGCATGTGCAGCAGCGGCCAGTGTAGCAGTGGGGTCATTCGGTTGCAGCAAGGCCTCAAATTGGGCCAGTTGTGCTGCTCCTTGAAGTTGGCTCATGTGTACTGATGATTCAGGTTTTTTTGTTGAATATGTTGCGGGTAAAACGGAGAACGGTACCGTTTACCAACAACAACTATTTAGGCTCACCCTTTTCATCAGAGAACAAAATTGATTTCGTATTAGCGAGGGTAAAATTAGAAGCGGGTACTGAAATAGAAAAAATAATTTTCACCAAGTTAGTGAACATTAACAAATGGCATACCTCCTGATTTCTCTGAAGCCTTGTGCCACAAGGGGTTGCAGGCATGAAATCGATTGCGGATTTTTTTCTTTCCTGCTTTTTGAGCATGTGATTTTTGCCACAGCTACAAAAAAAGTTTTGGAAATTCGGAAAGCAGCCTATTACATTTGCGGCAGTTCTTTCAAAACAACTTATCAAGAAAGGCAGAGGGAAATGGCCCTGTGAAGCCTTGGCAACCCTATCAGAGTACTCGTCTGATAGAAGGTGCCAACTCCATCCTGTACACTGGTTTCGGCCGGTGAACGGAGAGAGATAAGTCAGAGATCAAGTTTGATTACAAATCGTATTAGCATACTATCAAGCTCATCCTGACTTATCCGGATGAGCTTTTTTGTACCCTTTACCACCGGTTTCGGTGGCCAGAGAATCAATCGCCGATACGTGTGGCACGGCCGGCACTAAGGTTCTTCCGGGTAAGTCTACCAAGCACTCCTCTGATAAGTTTTTGAAGCGGCCCTCACCCGGCTTTCTCCCACAGGTAACTTTTTTACCTGTGGGGGAATGGGTGGCAATTTCATTCATCAAAAAAACACAAACACCATGAGCCAGTTACGATTTGAAACACTGCAATTACATGCCGGTCAGCAAGTAGACCCTACTACCAAAAGCCGTGCAGTGCCCATTTATCAAACCACTTCTTATGTTTTTGATAATGCTGAGCATGCTGCCAATTTGTTTGGCCTGAAAGCTTTCGGCAATATCTACACCCGTATTATGAACCCCACCACCGATGTGTTTGAGCAACGCATGGCTGCATTGGAAGGTGGTGTGGCAGCTCTGGCGGTTGCCAGTGGTCAGGCTGCGCAGTTCATTGCCCTCAACAACATTTTGCAGGCCGGCGACAATTTTGTAACGACCTCGTATTTATACGGTGGCACCTACAATCAGTTCAAGGTTGGTTTCAAGCGCCTGGGTATTGAAGCCCGCTTTGCCGACGGCGACAATGTAGACAGCTTTGAAGCACTCATCGACGACAACACCAAAGCCATTTACCTCGAAACCATTGGTAACCCTCGTCTCAATATTCCTGATTTTGAAAAATTTGCTGCGCTGGCAAAAGCACACAATCTCCCACTGATTGTAGACAACACTTTTGCTGCAGGTGGTTTCTTGTTTCGCCCTCTCGAACATGGTGCCAACATTGTGGTAGAAAGTGCTACCAAGTGGATTGGTGGCCATGGTACGAGCATTGGTGGTGTAATAGTTGATGGTGGCAATTATGACTGGGGCAATGGTAAATTCCCACAGTTTAGCGAACCATCAGAAGGCTACCACGGCCTGGTGTTTAAAGATGTGTTTGGTGTCAACAATCCATTGGGGTTGCCCAACATTCAGTTTGCCATTCGTGCAAGGGTAGAAGGCCTTCGTGATTTCGGACCGGCTATCAGTCCGTTCAATTCTTTTCAACTGATTCAAGGTTTGGAAACCTTGAGCCTGCGTGTAGAACGCCACGTACAAAATGCTTTGGCGCTGGCGCAATGGTTGGAAAGCCATCCGCAAGTGGAGTATGTCTTGTATCCCGGTTTGGAAAGCAACCCCTATCATGCCATCGCTAAAAAATATTTGAAAAATGGTTTTGGCGGTGTGTTGCAAGTGGGCCTGAAAGGCGGTAAAGAAAAAGCCACGCAGTTTATTGATGCCTTGCAACTGGCCAGCAATCTGGCGAATGTGGGCGATGCCAAAACACTGGTGATTCATCCTGCTTCTACCACGCATGAGCAGCTGAGCGAAGCAGAGCAAATTGCCAGCGGTGTATTGCCGGCACAGGTGCGGGTAAGTGTGGGTATCGAACACATCGAAGACATCAAAGCAGATTTTCAACAAGCATTCGATAAAGTATTTGCATAATCACAAAGTCACCTGCATCAATTGGTGCAGGTGACTTTGTACCATATCTATTGCAGTAGCAACCATGAGTGAAGCGCATAAACAAACCGGCACAGCATACAGTCCCTGCGAAGTGAAAACATTTCGGGTACCGCAGGATTTGTGCTCGCCGGCAGAAAAGCTGAAGTGGAAAGGATTTGAACTGGAGAGTGGCGAAAAGCTACCGCAATATCATTTGGCATACACCACCTGCGGCCAACTCAATACAGAACGCAACAATGTTGTGTGGATTTTTCATGCACTCACTGCCAACAGTAATCCGCAAGAGTGGTGGGACGGATTGGTGGGGGCCGGCAAATACTTTGATCCCGCTAAGTATTTTATTGTGTGTGTAAACACACCCGGCAGTTGCTACGGCAGCATTGGCCCGCTTGACATGAACGTGGCTACGGGCAAACCGTACTATCACGATTTTCCTTTTTTCAGCACCCGTGATTTGATTCGCAGCTATCAACCGCTACGCCGTTTTTTGGGTATCGAGAAAATACATATCGGTATTGGCGGCAGCATGGGCGGCCAACAATTGCTGGAGTGGAGTATTGAAGAACCTGAACTCTTTGAGCACATTATTCCTATTGCTACCAATGCTATTCATAGTGCATGGGGTATTGCGTTCAATACTACACAACGCATGATTATTGAAGCAGATGGTACGTGGGGCCAACAGCATCCGCAGGCTGGCATTGCCGGCATGAAAGCAGCCCGTGCCATGGCGTTGATTTCATACAGAAGTTACGAAGGCTATGCATTAAAGCAATCCACGAATAACAGCCAGTGGCAAATAGATAACAGCGGCGAATCGGTGGGTGGCGCTGCATCTTACCAACGCTATCAGGGAGAAAAACTAGCCAACCGCTACAATGCTTTTAGCTATTATACATTGAGCAAAACTATGGATAGTCACAACCTTGGTCGTGGCCGTGGTACTGTGGCTGAAGCCTTGCAGCTCATACGTGCCAAGGCTTTGGTGATTGGCATCGACAGCGACGTGTTGTTTCCATTGAGTGAGCAACAATATCTGGCAGCGCAAATTCCGGGTGCTCATTTTTTAAGCATCAGCAGTCATTTTGGGCATGATGGTTTTTTGCTGGAGTTTGATACCATTGAAAAAGCCATCGATTCATTTTTGAATGATAACAAATAGTTTCATCAACAGCGTAAACAATAAATTACATAGATATGTCACAACACATTGAGCATCCCGATTATCATCATAAACAGTTGACCATTGGTCTGTTTGGATTTGGCGTAGTTGGCGAAGGTTTGTATCAGGTCTTGAAGCAAACGCCTTCCTTAAAAGCTTCTATCAAAAGAGTGTGTATCAAGAATCCGGAGAAGAAGCGCAATGCACCGGCGGAGCTGTTTACTACAGACAGAGATGAGTTGTTGAATGATGAAGCAATCAATGTGATTGTAGAAGTAATTGATGATGCAGACGCTGCTTTTTACATTGTAAAAACGGCATTGCTCGGTGGCAAGCATGTGGTGAGTGCCAGCAAAAAAATGATTGCTGAGCATTTGACTGAACTGCTGCAACTGCAACAGCAAACGGGGCAGTCGTTTTTGTACGAAGCTTCGGCTTGTGCTTCTATTCCGGTGATTCGTAATTTGGAAGAATACTACGACAATGATTTGCTGCACAGCATTCAGGCCATTGTGAATGGTAGCACCAACTACATTCTCACCAAAATGTTTGAAGAGAAGCTGAGCTACCGCGATGCATTGTTGCAGGCTCAGCAGTTGGGCTTTGCAGAAAGCAATCCCAAGCTGGATGTAGAAGGCTATGATGCTGTGAACAAATGGAACAACCTGTTGGCACATGCTTACGGCATTGTTACATCTCCCGAAAAAATTCTGTTTACGGGTATTCAAAGTGTACAGGCATTTGATGCACAGGTAGCAGAGGAAAGACACTACGTTATTCGACTGGTGGCACAAGCTAAGAAATTGGAGAGCGGCAAAGTAGCAGCGTTTGTGTTGCCGCAGTTTGTACAAGCCAGCGATCACCTGTCGTTTGTACGCAACGAATACAACGGTGTGGTGATAGAAAGCGGCTTTGCCGACAAGCAATTCTTCTATGGCAAAGGAGCCGGTAGTTTCCCAACGGCTTCTGCGGTGTTGAGTGATATTTCAGCACTCCGTTACGACTATCGCTATGAATACAAAAAGTTGTACCACCACACACCAGGTGAGCTCACCAATGATTACTACCTGAAAGTGTACCTAAGTTTTGAAAATGTAGAAGAAGTACCAAAAGATAAGTTTGAGTGGATTGAAGAATGGCATGCCCGTGAAGACCGCAAGTATTTGGTGGGCGTACTGCATGTGCAACACCTCATTGATAGTGATTGGTGGAAGACCAATGGCACTTCGCTGGTGCTTTTGCCCAATGCTATCATTGAAAGTCTTGATTTACAAAAGCTCAAGAAGAAAAGCCTCGAACTCGCTGGCTTGCAATTGCACCACGGGTTTAAGCAGTGGTAAAGGATAATTAGTAGACTGTTAGAATTTGTAGAGATATTGTACGCAAAAAAGAATCGGTTGTTGTTTAATCAACAGCCGATTCTTTTTTACCATTATCGGTCTACAGTTGCTGCTGTATTCTTTTCGCTATTTCAGGGCCTAAACGTTTTAGCTGTGCGTCATAATTGGTGAGGTATTCTGTTAACAGGCCTTTGAATGATTGAAAGTAACCCATGTTGACAAGGCGGTTTGGATCTTCAATTATGAAACTACCTTTTTTATCTGGCACTCCTTCTCCCCAAATGGTATAGTTCACTTTTATGTCGTGGTAATTGGGCTGGTAATAGAATCTGGAAGTATGCACAAATATGGCATAGGTGTTAAAGATGTTATGGTAAGTGAAACTTCTTGGGATGGTGTCTAATTCAATTTCCAGGTTTCGATTGCCCAGCTTATCAGCGAAGCTTTTGCTTCTCGTGTATTGATAAATGCTGGTGGCCAGCTGATTGAATGGCACATCAGGATGAAGATGCGTCGTTGTCCAAGCCCTTTCTCTTATATAGAGGAGTAAAAAAAGCATTTTCTTTTTGGGCGGATCAGTTTTGGAAACTGCTGTAGAGGTGTCGTAGTTCAACAAGCTGCTCACCCGAACATTAGCTGGTTTTATCCCGGGCTTTTGCGGTGGTATTTTTCCATAATAGTCAGTTACTGCCATGTCAATTTTTGCTGGAGTAAGGCAGGCAGAAAATGAAATAAGAATGCAGCCGAAAACGAGGATGCGTTTCGAAAAGAAGGAAAATGTGCGAAAATGAACCATTGTTGAATGATAATTTTGTGACTAGGGAACTTCTGTAAAAGAAAGAAAGTTCTTTTAGATTCCTTTACTTTTTGTTTATAACCGTTGGTTTATAATCAAACGGCAACATACCCGACATGTTTTCGCTAAATGCCCAATAGCCGAGTAAAAGCAAATTATTGGGGGCATAGAAACTGCCATTTGCAGCTATCGATAATACTTCTTGCTGCATCAGTTGTATCTGAGATACGAGTTTGTTGTCTGCCTGGCTTCGCCGTTGTAGTTGTACATATTCCACGGGTTCAGCTTTGTGCAAGTACATCACATGCAGGTAATCGGAGAAGTACAATCCTGCCGTGTATTTATCGATAGCAAAAGCAATGCTGTCTGCTGGTACCAGGTTTGGATTGAGTACATCCATCATGTCGGGTTGGCTCATCACTTTACTACGATAGTCGCTGCTGTCATTGGGCTGTATACCTAAGCGCAGGGTTACTTGTCCGCTTTGTGCCTGCTGGCGCAGTTGCTCTTTCTGGCGTTGTTTTTCTGTGTTCGGTACTTTTTTCAGGTATCGAATTTCAAAACCATTTTCTGTGAGTTGATTTCTATACAAGCTGCGCATAAAATGCATGACCGATCCTTCGTAAGCTGCTGCACGGTTGGCCTCCCAGTTGCGTTGTTTTTTGCTACCTTCTTTAGCAGGCATTTCTTCAAACAGCGGATAACCCTGATAAAACTGCATGCTGCTACTAAAGTTGTATTCAAAATTTTCCAACTGGTATTTGATGCGGTAGCCCAATGCATGATTGTCTATTTGCAAGGGCTCGTTGCTGAATGCAATCAGGCGTTTCGTTTTTTTATAATACCGAAATTGTATGGCCTTGTAATTGACAATGCTACAGCGGGAAGAGTTGGCCGTTAGTCCTAAAAATCGTTCAGTGAAAAAACGGCCCCATTTTGCCCAGTTCTCTTTATCGTAAGGCTCAATCACCACATTGTCCAGCTCCTGCGGCTTGAGTTTCAGATAAACAGTCAGTGGGCTTGGTTTGCTTATCCGTTTCAATGGTTTGTACCGATGTTTCGTAGCCTACATAAGAAACCACCAAATCGTATTTGCCCGATGGGGCGTTGTAAATGGTAAACCTGCCCGCTGAATCGGTGACGGTTCCAACAGATGTGTTACTGAAAAACACACTCGCCAAATGCACCGGTTTTCGTTGGTCTGCAGTAAGCACTACGCCACTCACCGTACCCGCCAGCAAAGCGGTACTCCACACACAGCAACACAATAACCATACGATACGCATAACTCAAAAATAGTCGAATCTTTCTATAACTAAAGGTTTAGTTGGTGGTTGATGGTTGGCAGTTGATAGGAGAAAACGCACCAACGAAAACCAGAAACCAAAAACAACTTCTTCGTGCCTCTTCGTGTACTCCGCGACTTTGTGGTTCAAAAAATAGTTGGTGGTTGATGGCTGGCAGTTGATAGGAGGAAACGCACCAACGAAAAACCAGAAACCAAAAACAACTTCTTCGTGCCCCTTCGTGTACTCCGTGTCTTTGTGGTTCAAAAAATAGTTGGTAGTTGATGGTTGGTAGTTGGTAGTCAAACGAAACCTCAAAACTCACAAGCTATCCTTCATGCCCCTTTGTGCTTCCATTGCGTCTTGGTGGTTCAATCCAGCGCCACCGTTTCCTTCCTTACCTTTGCGCCCATGAATCAGCAATACCAGCGTTATTTATCGGTAGTAGTACCGGTAATGAATGAGGAAGACAATGTACAACCCATGATAGAAGCCGTGCAGGCAGCCGTGGGCCAGTACGATTACGAACTCATTTTTGTAGACGATGGAAGTACCGACCAAACCCGCCAACGCATTGCGGCCCTGCTTACCGATCGCATTAAGCTGGTAGAGCTCCGCAAAAACTATGGCCAAAGCACCGCCATGGCTGCCGGTATCGATCATTGCAGCGGCCAGTTCATCACCATGCTCGATGGCGATTTGCAAAATGACCCCAGCGATATTCCCATGATGCTCGAAAAGCTCATTCAGGAAGACTGGGATGTGGTAGCCGGTAACCGGGCCAACCGCAAAGACGGTGCCCTGCTGCGCAAACTGCCCAGCAAAATTGCCAACGCCATCATTCGCCGCTGGACGGGTGTATACATCAAAGACTACGGCTGCACTCTCAAAGTGTTTCGTGCCGAAATAGCACAAGAAATGGGATTGTATGGCGAGTTGCACCGTTTCATTCCCGTGCTGGCCGCCATGCAGGGCGCCAAAATCACACAGGTAGATGTGAAACACCATGCCCGCCGCTTTGGCAAAAGCAAGTATGGCATTGGCCGTACTACCCGTGTCATGAGCGACCTCATTACCATGGTGTTTTTCCGCAAGTACATACAGCGCCCCATGCACCTGTTTGGTGGTCTCGGCTTTGGCAGTTTGGCATTGGGCATCCTCATCAATTTGTATCTGCTGGTGCTCAAGCTCATGGGCCACGATATTGGCGGCCGGCCATTGCTGGTAGCCGGTATGGTGTTCTTACTTGGGGGCATACAGCTCATCACCATTGGTATTGTAGCCGAAGTCAGCATCCGCAATTATTTCGAAGGCACGGGCCGCAAAACCTACAACGTACGCCGCATACACAGCAAGTAGTTTTTTTGAATGACCAGCTAATGGCTACTATGGAGCACCGGTTGTGTCTCCAGATAGCTATCGGGACACTTCAACAGCACTGCAAGCATCGGCTTTACATTTATGCAAACAGATTCAGCCACATCCAACAATGATTCAGTAGCAACCGGCAAAAAAGTTTGCCTGGTTGGGCCAGGCTCTTGCTCAAGCTGCTGGTATCGGGTGGTTGCTTGTATTATGTGGGCCAAAAAATCAACTGGCAGGAAGCGGTGCAGCTATTGCAAAAAAGTAACGTGCTTTGGTTGCTGCTGGCTACTTTACTTTTTACCGCCAGCAAAGTGTTGTCCTCCATAAGGTTGCGCATTTACTTTCACAACATTGCTGTGGCTTTGCCGCAACTGGCTAACCTGCGGTTGTACTGGCTGGGCATGTTTTACAATTTGTTTTTACCCGGCGGCATTGGTGGCGATGCGTACAAAATCATCTTACTCAACAAAGCCTATCCGCAAACCGGTGTCAAAAAGTTATCTGCTGCTGTACTCCTCGATCGGGTAAGTGGCGTAGCTGGCTTGGGTATACTGGCGGCAGCCTGCTATGGCTGGGTATTTCAGCCGCAGTGGCATGCATGGCTGG
The Phnomibacter ginsenosidimutans genome window above contains:
- a CDS encoding glycosyltransferase family 2 protein, giving the protein MNQQYQRYLSVVVPVMNEEDNVQPMIEAVQAAVGQYDYELIFVDDGSTDQTRQRIAALLTDRIKLVELRKNYGQSTAMAAGIDHCSGQFITMLDGDLQNDPSDIPMMLEKLIQEDWDVVAGNRANRKDGALLRKLPSKIANAIIRRWTGVYIKDYGCTLKVFRAEIAQEMGLYGELHRFIPVLAAMQGAKITQVDVKHHARRFGKSKYGIGRTTRVMSDLITMVFFRKYIQRPMHLFGGLGFGSLALGILINLYLLVLKLMGHDIGGRPLLVAGMVFLLGGIQLITIGIVAEVSIRNYFEGTGRKTYNVRRIHSK
- a CDS encoding lysylphosphatidylglycerol synthase transmembrane domain-containing protein; the encoded protein is MPGWARLLLKLLVSGGCLYYVGQKINWQEAVQLLQKSNVLWLLLATLLFTASKVLSSIRLRIYFHNIAVALPQLANLRLYWLGMFYNLFLPGGIGGDAYKIILLNKAYPQTGVKKLSAAVLLDRVSGVAGLGILAAACYGWVFQPQWHAWLALAGIPVGLLVFYVGVKKLFPSFVPGFYPTLWMGLGVQLLQVFSVVAIMQSIGITHHMPEFQLMFLVSSIVAIFPFTIGGLGARELVFLWGATQFGLQQSEAVFISLLFYCITVVVSLVGLVWVFRSPLHQAS